Genomic window (Devosia chinhatensis):
TCTGCCCGATATTGCTGCCATTACCAATCTCTATCCCGAGCATGTCGACTGGCATGGCTCGGTCGAGCGCTATTACGCCGACAAGCTGCATCTGGTGGATCGCGACGGCCAGTTTGCCGTGGCCTTGGGGGAAAAGGCGCGCAGCAATGCGCTCGTCGCCAAAGCGGTGCGGGACCATCGGCGCCTGTTGCGGGACCTGACGCGCGACGAAGCGCGGGCCATCGATCAGGCCGCGGCGCACTCGCGGCTGCGCGGCGCGCATAATGTCGACAATGCAAAACTGGCTGCCCAGATCACCTTGGCAGCGGGCGGAACGCTCGACGGTATCCTCGAGGGCATTGCCGCCTTCCGCCCTCTGTCCCACAGGCTCGAAGAACACACCTTTGGCGGGATGGTCGTCGTCAACGACTCCATTTCCACCACGCCCGAAGCCACCAAGGCCGCTCTGGCCGCTTATCCTGGTCGTGCCATTGCCCTGATTGCTGGTGGCCATGAGCGCCAGCAAGATTATGCTGAGCTGGCCGAACTCCTGAGCGGACATGGCGTTACCACGCTCGCCACGCTTCCGGTGACAGGCGAAAGATTGGCTGCCGCAGCGCGCCGGGCAGCGCCGGAGATCGAGATCATCGAATGCTCCGATCTCGAAGGCGCCATGCGTGCCCTCGCGCACCGCCACCACCGCTTCAACACGGTCATTCTCTCCCCCGGCGCGCCGTCCTACAACCAGTTCAAGAATTTCGAGGAACGCGGCGCACGCTTCGTCGCTCTTGGTCGCGACCTTTTCGGCACCTAGAAGGGACCGTTGAGCGCCCCCGGCGGCACGCCTGCCGACAATAACGCCACTCGGATATCGCGCAGCAGGCCTTCATCAACGATCCGGCCACGCAAACGCGTCAATACGCCTTCTGTTCGGAAACTGGGCAGATCGAGCACGCGCGGCAGGTAGCGGTTGACGATATCGACATTGTCCAGCCGCTGCCCGGCCATTACCGCCAGG
Coding sequences:
- the murD gene encoding UDP-N-acetylmuramoyl-L-alanine--D-glutamate ligase codes for the protein MRFEEPVLLYGAGKEALSTRAFLKARQPDLKVFVTVDSGVADIAETEQISADDLPDALAARRFGYIVKSPGVSRYKPIFAQAAAAGITVTSNLNLWGAAFRHGRTVIAITGTKGKSTTATLTHLMLTRSGIDAGLAGNVGLAPLDIADRHALIVFELSSYQTADMNFLPDIAAITNLYPEHVDWHGSVERYYADKLHLVDRDGQFAVALGEKARSNALVAKAVRDHRRLLRDLTRDEARAIDQAAAHSRLRGAHNVDNAKLAAQITLAAGGTLDGILEGIAAFRPLSHRLEEHTFGGMVVVNDSISTTPEATKAALAAYPGRAIALIAGGHERQQDYAELAELLSGHGVTTLATLPVTGERLAAAARRAAPEIEIIECSDLEGAMRALAHRHHRFNTVILSPGAPSYNQFKNFEERGARFVALGRDLFGT